CGGACGACACCGCCGCGATGCGCCGATTGCGGTGCAGACGCGAGGAAGCAGCTTTCTTCGATACGCAATTGCCGTTCGAACCTGTCGAACGACAGCGCAAGAGACGCCGAGGCCGCGACCGCAAGCCAGCGCGGCGACGCCGCCGGAGGCCGGCCGATGAGTACGGCAAGGTCGTAGACAGGAAGGATCGCGCCGCGGATACCGGCGACACCCCTCAGGGCGACGCTCGCCCCGGGAACCGGAACAATCGTCTTGCCAGCAACAATTCCGGAAAGCTCCGACAGCCGGATTGCACACAGCTGCGCCCCGGCCTCGACAATCACGACATCGCAATAGAGCGCCGTCTCGACGCGAGACTCGTCGGCAAAGATGCGATCGAACTCCGCGCGCATCTCAGCGGCGCGTTGCGATGCTGCGGCGGTCATGCATTGGCCCCGCTGCCGAGCATAGCGTTGCGGCACAGATCCATCAGGGCACGGCGATTAAAGCCGCCGCCGAACATCAGAATGCGCGATGCCTCCTCGTGCTCGAGCAGCATCATCGCACAAGCGAGTTCGCGGCGAGCGCCGTCGCGGTCTCCCGACTTTACCGCCAGAAGTCCGAGATGCAGCCGCGGCATCGCGAAAGATGCATCAAGATAGGCCGCGACACGATCGTGATCGCGGGCAGATTCGCGCTTTCCGTCCTGTTCGCAGCAGAGAGCCAGAAGATAATGAGCGCCGGCGTTGAACTCATCGAGCAGAAGAAGTTTCCGGCAAAGCTCTTCGGCTTCCTTTACCCTGCCGCTGTGGACGAGCAATGTCGCTTCCAGCAGCAGCATATCGGCGTCCCGCTCTATTGGCGGCGGCGATGCCTGCACATAGTCAAGAGCCTCGCCGAAACGTTCGCGACCCATAAGGTCCAAAGCAGGCGCCTTGTCCCACAAGATCGGGATCGAGTCCTCCGGCGCTTTGCTCTTTTCGATGAGCAGCGCCGTGACGCGATCCGTCGCTTTCCCGATAATGTCCGCCCAGTCGTCAGAAAGCGCCTGTTCACTTCCGCCGTCGCGCGTCGTTACGGAAGACATTTCGTTCGCAGACTTGCGCCTGTAGTAGAAGGCCCCGTGCGTGTGCAGAAGGTGGAAGTCATCCGACACACCCCGCAGCGTTTCGGCGTGCCCGAGAAAGAGAAGACCACGTGGCACAAGCGCCTGCGCCATGCGAACAACAACGCCGCGCATTTGCGCCGGCTCGAAATACATCAGGACATTCCTGCAGAAGATCGCGTCATAGCGGTTTGGGCCCCACAGCTCCATTTCTTCGCTGGCGAGATTTCCTGCGAAGAAGTGCACACCGTCACGGATCGACCGGTCGAGAGCCATTTCGTTGCCGTTGGCGCGAAACCATCTGGCACGGATATCCTCCGGCGTATCGCGCAGCGCCCAGCGCGAATACGAAGCGCGCTTTGCCCGCGCCAGCGCAGCGGGATTGATGTCAACCGCGTCGATGCGGATATTCCAACCCGGTTCACGGATCGTCTCGCGCGCAAGAATTGCCAGCGAGTATGCTTCTTCGCCCGACGCGCATCCTGCCGAGAGGAGACGAAGGGTCTTCGGGCCGCCATCGCTCAGACGCGGCACGATGAGAGCATCGGCCAGCGCGCCGAGCTGCTCTTTATTGCGGAAAAAGTATGTTTCGCCGACGGTCAGTTCGCGAGCGAGTTCCGCAATTTCCTGATCGGCCGGTGCGGTTTCGAGATTGGAGAGATAGTCCTGGCGCGACGCGCCGCGCTTGTGAACCCGCCTTTGCAGCAGATCCGCGAGGAATCCGAACTTGGCGTCATCGTGAAACAGCCCCGTGCGCCGGGCGATCGCCGCGCGAAAGCGCT
Above is a window of Terrihabitans soli DNA encoding:
- a CDS encoding chemotaxis protein CheW, whose product is MTAAASQRAAEMRAEFDRIFADESRVETALYCDVVIVEAGAQLCAIRLSELSGIVAGKTIVPVPGASVALRGVAGIRGAILPVYDLAVLIGRPPAASPRWLAVAASASLALSFDRFERQLRIEESCFLASAPQSAHRGGVVRSDAYSGPVLDLGAILKDIDQPSQERPFS
- a CDS encoding CheR family methyltransferase, which translates into the protein MSADISRADLERFRAAIARRTGLFHDDAKFGFLADLLQRRVHKRGASRQDYLSNLETAPADQEIAELARELTVGETYFFRNKEQLGALADALIVPRLSDGGPKTLRLLSAGCASGEEAYSLAILARETIREPGWNIRIDAVDINPAALARAKRASYSRWALRDTPEDIRARWFRANGNEMALDRSIRDGVHFFAGNLASEEMELWGPNRYDAIFCRNVLMYFEPAQMRGVVVRMAQALVPRGLLFLGHAETLRGVSDDFHLLHTHGAFYYRRKSANEMSSVTTRDGGSEQALSDDWADIIGKATDRVTALLIEKSKAPEDSIPILWDKAPALDLMGRERFGEALDYVQASPPPIERDADMLLLEATLLVHSGRVKEAEELCRKLLLLDEFNAGAHYLLALCCEQDGKRESARDHDRVAAYLDASFAMPRLHLGLLAVKSGDRDGARRELACAMMLLEHEEASRILMFGGGFNRRALMDLCRNAMLGSGANA